DNA sequence from the Pedobacter sp. W3I1 genome:
TCGCATATCTTACTGGTTTCTCCGACCAGAGCCATTTCAATAGGATATTTAAGAAGCAGCTTGGAGAAAACCCATCGGTTTTTAGAAAAAACTTGCATAAAAGTAAAAAGGATACAAAATAGTTAAATTCGTACAATTTTAGGGGATATCTAATGTCGAGTATTGCAGGACAGAAAGATTAATCCATGGAGAAAAATAGCGCAGACAAAGCAAGCCAAAACAGTATCGCAAAGCCATCATACAGTTTAGCCGAAATTACCATCTATTTCCTGAAACTGGGAACCTGGGGCTTTGGTGGCCCTGTAGCACTGGTGGGTTATATGCAGCGCGATCTCGTAGAAGACAAAAAGTGGTTAACGGATGAAGAATACAACGAAGGTCTTGCACTTGCACAATTGGCACCAGGACCGCTTGCCGCTCAGCTTGGCATCTATATCGGTTTTGTGCGCCACGGCCTGTTAGGAGCAACATTAACCGGACTTGCTTTTGTACTCCCTTCATTTATTATGGTTGTTTTGCTTGGCATGGCCTATCAGCTTTATGGCGGAATTGCCTGGATGCAGGCTGTTTTCTATGGCGTAGGAGCCGCAGTAATAGGAATCATTTCCATGAGCGCCTATAAGCTCACCATTAAATCAATCAGCAAACTGAATTGGCCAGCCATCAAATCCAAGTGGATATTATGGCTCTTTTACATAACAGGCATTGTGATAACGGTTATAACCGAAAGGGAAGAAATGTTGCTATTTGTTGCCTGTGGGCTGATCTACATGGTGATTAAGGCCCCACCTAAATGGATCAGGAAACCAACTGCTCTTTCAGCTGGTTTATTAGTCAGTACCGGCTTTTGGAACTATGATGGAAAGACCTTACAGGAGATTGGATGGTTCTTTGCAAAGGCCGGGGCATTTGTGTTTGGCAGCGGCTTGGCCATCGTACCATTCCTTCACGGCGGGGTAGTTAAGGAATTTGGATGGTTAACAGAGCACCAGTTTGTTGATGCTGTGGCGGTTGCCATGATAACACCAGGTCCTGTTGTAATTACGGTAGGGTTTATTGGTTATCTGGTGGGCGGTTTTCCAGGAGCATGTGTCGCCGCAATGGCCACTTTTCTTCCCTGTTATATTTTTACGGTAGCCCTTGCTCCCTCATTTAAAAAGATTGCCAAAAATACCAGTATCAAGGCCTTTGTAGAAGGCATAACTGCTGCAGTAATTGGCGCGCTTGTTGGTTCGGTCGTTGTGATAGCGATACGATCGATTACCGATGTTTGGACGGCAGTTATTGCAATCACAGCATTATTCGCACTAGTGTACATCAAGAAACTACAGGAACCCTATATTATCGGTGCGGCTGCTATCATTGGACTTCTTATCAAACTTATCTAATAATTTCTATATGTTTAAAATACAAAATCCATCCCATGTCTGGATAATTATGCTGACGGTTTTCTTCACAAACGCATGTCTTTTCACCTCAAAGGCACAACAGCCACAAACCTATCCCAAAGTAACGGGATATCTGGCGGTACTCAATCCGATCGGCAGCTGGAACAAGAATGGCTTTACTGATAATTTCTCGGGCATTTATACCATTGGATTCCCTTTTGGGATTAACATTTTAAAGAGCGATGATTTTGGGGTCAGCTTCGAAGTGGTCCCGTCCATCAGGACCGAACATGGGATCTCCAAAGTCAATTCTGTTCTCTTCCATCCAGGTGTGATGTTCCGCTTTAGGCATGGCTTTACTTTTATCGGCCGGGCTGCGTTTGAAACCAGCGGCAGGTTTGGGTTCACGCCTGTGGTCAATCAGGTTTTACTTAAGGGAAAACACACCAACATGTATGTTGCCTTACCCTTTCCGGTGAGGTTCGGAAATGAACAACCTGCATCGATCGGTACAGGCGTACAGGTTGGAATAGGTTTTTAAGTTGTCCCAATTTTCTCAAAAATTAAATGATATAAGGCTAATATGGCTGCTAATGCTTTATATTTATTGGCCTTCCATACCATTCGCAATAATGATTCGGCATAAACGTTTGTTTAATTTATAAAAAGCAATAGTTTTGCGGCCCGTTTATTGTAGAGCGGAAAGCAATATTTATTTAATTAATGGATGTTTAACATCCCTATAAAAGAAAAATTATGGACAAATTTAAAAAAGTACAAGATCTAATCTCTTCGGTTGAAGCAGATGTAACTAAATTTTATGATGGTGGTAATGCTGCAGCAGGTACACGTGTACGTAAAGCCATGCAAGACTTAAAAGTTTTAGCCCAGGAAATTAGAGCTGAAGTAACTGATAAAAAAAATAGCACTAAATAATTTGTTATTGCTTTTAAAAAGAAAGATCTCGTTTTTACGCGGTCTTTCTTTTTACCGTCCTTTTAGGTTGAATACTGGTTAATTACGTATTTGTCTTTTTAATCTAGTCTTTGGACCTTTTCTCTTTATGCTCTTCTTAAATATTTACTTGTTGCGTTTACTAGTCACGAGTTTATCGGTGAAGAAATCGCGGAAATCGTTGTAATAAAGGTCGCCAACCGTAAAGCTGGTATGGTTAGAAAGCGTTACTCTGGTTCCATCTATATGTAAAATATGATGGATAGAAATAATATAACCCCGATGCAGCTGGATAAATCCTTTTTTAATGTTCAGTTGTTCTTTAACATCTTTCAGGCTTAAATAAGCAATAATTACTTTCTCTCTTGTATGTATTTTGATATAGTTGTGGAAGCTTTCGAAAGCAATGATATCTGAATAGCGCACTAAAACCGCTTTGTGGTCTTCTGATTTATTTTTGACCAAAAAATAAGTTTCCTGCGTTACATTTTCTATTTCTTCCTCAAAAACACGGTTTACGGTTAAGGCAAATTTAGCGTATCCATAGGGTTTAAGTAAATACGCATCTGCTTCTGCTTCAAATGCTTCAAAGGCATATTCCTCATGGGAGGTGGTAAATATCAGTTTCCTGGTTTTTGAGCGGATTGCTCTAGAAAGTTCGATGCCCGAAATCTGTGGCATTTGAATGTCCATAAATATCACATCTACCTGGTCAATCTTTTTAAGCTCGTTCAAAGCCACCATTGGATCGGTATAACTCGCCAGAAGCTTCATATTCGGGGTATCCGCTATGTATTTTTCAAGACCCAAAATCGAGTTCCGTTGGTCATCAATGGCTATACACTTAATCATTTGTTAATCTTCTTTGTATACATAACGAAATTACACCTTTTCATACCGAAAATAGAACGCTTTATCCTGTTTCGCCCAAATTTTTCTTTCTATTGGCTAATTTAAGGTAAAAAATTGCTTTATGATGTATACAGGAGTGATTAAATGGTATAATCCGATACGAGGTTTCGGATTTATCGCACCCGATGGTGGAAACGAAATGGTTTATGCAGATAACCAGCAATTGATCGGGATTTACCGTCCTTCTTTACTTGTAGGAACCAAGGTTCGTTTCAATTTAGAACAAGGGCAGGTGGGATGCCAGGCTACCAATATTGTAGTGCTGAATATGGGCTTTGAATAACATTTACACCGATCTATAACGAAAATAAACCGATCTATGTAACCGAAAGCTTAAAAAGAAATGGTAACCCGATCTTCGCCTTGATAAATGAAAGAATAGAAGTTAATTCTTATTGCAATTTTTAGCTGAACTGCACATCAATTAATACCTACATCTACCTGTCAATTCTATATCTGATTTAACACTCTTCCTGTCTAAATTGACGCTCTCTCTTAGATTGGATTTATTTTTTCGGATAACATTTTTGCTTAGATTCGTAACAATTTTAGGGTACGGATATATTTAAAGCAATTGTTTATGAATTTCAAAACCTTGGTTCTTTTGTTAACCACAGTTTCTACTGCACTTATTGGTGGTCTTTTTTATGCATACTCCTGTTCAGTTATCCCGGGCCTTGCACGCCTTTCCGATACTTCCTTTTTACAAGCGATGCAATCAATCAACCGCGCTATTTTAAATCCGTTATTTTTTATTTCCTTCATGGGGGCACTGGTTCTATTACCTCTAAGTGTTTGGTTTTTTAGGGACCAAGCCATGGTGTTTTATCTGCTTTTAGCAGCAACTTTATTATACTTTGGCGGTGTTTTTCTGGTTACCATCATTGGCAATGTACCGCTTAATAACCTGTTAGATGGCGCAGATCTGGATAAACTTAATGCAACAGACCTAACGGCATTACGTGATAAATTTGAACCAAGCTGGAATTTATTTCATCGGATCCGGACCATTGTTTCATTTATCTGTATCGTATTAGTAGCTTATGCCGCAATATTAAGCCGAAACGCTTAAGACCGGTATTTCAAGTTTATAGCTTTGGAGACAGATATCGAATCTGTGTTTATCTGTGTGTATCTGTGGTTAAAAACGCTTAATCTATCTGTTGGTATCTTATCAATTGAAATGCAATAATCATTATCTACATCTTTTTTTGGTCTTTTTTTAATGACAAATCCTTTAAAAATTGTTCATTTTTTCTTTTTAAGCCATAAAATATGCCGATTTATGTGAAAAAGTTATAAATACCAAGAGATAAGTAAGATAAGGCCCGATACAAGCCAATGAAACCGATTGTATTTATATTATCTTTGTGTGATCTCTATGCGTGTTTACAGTTCATATTCTGATAGCGAATTGGCATTCTTGTTAACTCAAGGTGATGAACTGGCCTTTACCGAAATTTACAACCGCTTTTACGGACTACTTTTTATCCACGCCAGCAAACGCTTAAATGATGATGAAGAAGCAAAAGATGTGTTACATCAGTTGTTCGAATCGCTTTGGGTTAAACGTTTGCAGGTAGCGCCTGAAGGTAATTTATCGGCTTATTTATATACAGCTGTGCGTAACCGTGTGCTGGATGTGTTTGCGCATCAAAAAGTGGAAAGCAAATATGTTGATTCATTACAGGATTACATTGATCAGGATCATGTGTTGACTGATTATATGGTTCGTGAAAAGCAAATGGCACAATTAATTGAGCAGGAAATTGATGCTTTGCCATCCAAAATGCGCGAAATATTTATTTTAAGCCGAAAAGAGAATAAATCGCATAAAGAAATTGCACTCGAACTAGGCCTTTCTGAGTTAACTGTTAAAACCCAGGTTAAAAAAGCATTAAGAATACTTAAATCGAGGTTAGGAGTGGTTATTTATCTTGCTTTTCTTTTGAAAACCTATCGATAACCTGTTGTATTTAGGTATAAATCCAATCTTTTCGCTTTAAATTATTCGCATTGAGACTATTTTTGAAAAAAAAATAATTTTACGATACCCCCAAGGCTATACCTTAGCCGTATATACATTAATCAACCAAACTAATTTCTTTTTTAATGGAGAAAAATGCGAAAAAACTTTTAGATAAATACCTTGCAGGTAATTGTACGCCAGAAGAGATTGCCATTGTTGAAGATTGGTATCAGCAATTCCCTTTTGAAAAAGAGGCTCCTAAACATTCGCTTATAGAAACCAGCAAAGTAGAAGTTTGGAGCAGGTTAAGTCCGAGTGGAAGGTCTATGAACTTGATCACGGTTAAGCGTATCGCGATTGCTGCCAGTGTTATTTTATGTTTTAGTTTAGGGCTCTATTTTATGAGCGGTCGCAATACTTCGCCAGTAACTGCCAAAACGGAATTAAAGGATATTCTTCCCGGAGGGCATAAAGCATTGCTAACGCTTGCTGATGGTACGGTGGTTGATCTGGACGAGGCGAAAAACGGTCAGATTGCCAAGCAAAATGGCATCGTCATCCGTAAGGCGAAAAACGGGCAGCTCGAGTATATCATTAAAGAAAATCCAAATACCT
Encoded proteins:
- a CDS encoding LytTR family DNA-binding domain-containing protein, whose translation is MIKCIAIDDQRNSILGLEKYIADTPNMKLLASYTDPMVALNELKKIDQVDVIFMDIQMPQISGIELSRAIRSKTRKLIFTTSHEEYAFEAFEAEADAYLLKPYGYAKFALTVNRVFEEEIENVTQETYFLVKNKSEDHKAVLVRYSDIIAFESFHNYIKIHTREKVIIAYLSLKDVKEQLNIKKGFIQLHRGYIISIHHILHIDGTRVTLSNHTSFTVGDLYYNDFRDFFTDKLVTSKRNK
- a CDS encoding DUF1772 domain-containing protein, which encodes MNFKTLVLLLTTVSTALIGGLFYAYSCSVIPGLARLSDTSFLQAMQSINRAILNPLFFISFMGALVLLPLSVWFFRDQAMVFYLLLAATLLYFGGVFLVTIIGNVPLNNLLDGADLDKLNATDLTALRDKFEPSWNLFHRIRTIVSFICIVLVAYAAILSRNA
- a CDS encoding histone H1, which gives rise to MDKFKKVQDLISSVEADVTKFYDGGNAAAGTRVRKAMQDLKVLAQEIRAEVTDKKNSTK
- a CDS encoding cold-shock protein, yielding MMYTGVIKWYNPIRGFGFIAPDGGNEMVYADNQQLIGIYRPSLLVGTKVRFNLEQGQVGCQATNIVVLNMGFE
- a CDS encoding chromate transporter: MEKNSADKASQNSIAKPSYSLAEITIYFLKLGTWGFGGPVALVGYMQRDLVEDKKWLTDEEYNEGLALAQLAPGPLAAQLGIYIGFVRHGLLGATLTGLAFVLPSFIMVVLLGMAYQLYGGIAWMQAVFYGVGAAVIGIISMSAYKLTIKSISKLNWPAIKSKWILWLFYITGIVITVITEREEMLLFVACGLIYMVIKAPPKWIRKPTALSAGLLVSTGFWNYDGKTLQEIGWFFAKAGAFVFGSGLAIVPFLHGGVVKEFGWLTEHQFVDAVAVAMITPGPVVITVGFIGYLVGGFPGACVAAMATFLPCYIFTVALAPSFKKIAKNTSIKAFVEGITAAVIGALVGSVVVIAIRSITDVWTAVIAITALFALVYIKKLQEPYIIGAAAIIGLLIKLI
- a CDS encoding RNA polymerase sigma factor is translated as MRVYSSYSDSELAFLLTQGDELAFTEIYNRFYGLLFIHASKRLNDDEEAKDVLHQLFESLWVKRLQVAPEGNLSAYLYTAVRNRVLDVFAHQKVESKYVDSLQDYIDQDHVLTDYMVREKQMAQLIEQEIDALPSKMREIFILSRKENKSHKEIALELGLSELTVKTQVKKALRILKSRLGVVIYLAFLLKTYR